Sequence from the Bacillus sp. es.036 genome:
CGATCTAGCCTTTGTTCAAATCGTTCTGGAGTTATCATAACCTGTTCTTGTGAACCGCCCGTTCCTGATGATTTGATTTTTTCCATTGAGTAACCCCTTCTTAAATCGTTTTTAATCGATTTTAGTTCCTCAACTGTCTCGCTCGAAAAAAGAAAATGTCCAAGTTCATTCTTCTCACATGCTAAATCGAAATACTTTACCCACCTTTGAACAGTAGTAGGGTTTACACCAAGTTCATCTGAAACCTGCTTTGTTTTCAATAACATGCAATCCCATCCCTTCTGTCATTCTCAGGCCTTTGCCTGTAAGTTTGTATAATACATATTCTCTTTCCTCTCTTCATTGCCTTCCTCGCTGACAAAACTAGAACGGTTTCGTCAAAGGTAGTGGTTTACTGCTAAAGGAAAGTAATTTCGACAAAGAAGGGGCATGATTTTGTAACATCTGATCAAACTAAGAGTAGGAGGTGGTACAAATGAACAAAAAACAAAAATTCGATAAACCAAATCAGAAAACAAAACAGCAAGAACCGAAAACTGGGTACGGAAACAAGAAAACGGAAGGCCCCGATCGTCCTTCCACTTAAAGCAGGGTTATCTCCTGCTTTTTTTCATGAGCAAATTTTCTATTTCAACAGCAATACGAATTTCACTTCTTTTCTTTTCATACCAATCCGATAAGGCAAGTTCAGCTGGAAGCGTTACGTCATTTTTTAGCATTTTCTTTACGAGTGATTGCCCATGGTACCAATCCTGTCTTTCTTTTCGATGATGATGAATGAGCGGATAAACTTGCCGTAACATCTTGCCTTCTCGCTTTTTATTCATATACCGTTCATAGTCAAATCGCGCCCCTGTAGGATACGTATTTGTGGCGAAACGATA
This genomic interval carries:
- a CDS encoding MerR family transcriptional regulator, producing the protein MLLKTKQVSDELGVNPTTVQRWVKYFDLACEKNELGHFLFSSETVEELKSIKNDLRRGYSMEKIKSSGTGGSQEQVMITPERFEQRLDRFSVRLEQLERQLEEKANEVITVQVLQHRTELDELMQKINMLEEKLIELEDHTSIQEAVGQSTGKGKRPWIMSLFSF